One window of Acidobacteriaceae bacterium genomic DNA carries:
- a CDS encoding GerMN domain-containing protein, whose product MSVRTYRILFWVAVIAIVAMGIRLFAHREARRGRIERLADSMPLDAPYTDEQPVTLLLANDDDGNITATTRQIALPSETTARARALLDHLVTEYALPGSAHPLEPGPAVDEVFLLPLPLVGHAVDNSLATADGRTPTIPVASDDPNAPQPSTPGGQLAVIDLRGSFVNQHPSGVEVETLTISSMIGTLHANLPQIEQVRFLVDGQTRETLAGHADLLRTYPSRDTSTSTNQ is encoded by the coding sequence ATGAGCGTCCGCACCTATCGCATCCTCTTCTGGGTCGCCGTCATCGCCATCGTCGCCATGGGCATCCGCCTCTTCGCACATCGCGAAGCCCGCCGCGGCCGCATCGAGCGCCTCGCCGACTCCATGCCCCTCGATGCTCCCTACACCGACGAGCAGCCCGTCACCCTACTCCTCGCCAACGACGACGACGGCAACATCACCGCCACCACCCGCCAGATCGCCCTCCCCTCCGAGACCACCGCCCGCGCCCGCGCCCTTCTCGACCACCTGGTCACCGAGTACGCCCTCCCCGGCTCCGCCCATCCGCTCGAGCCCGGCCCCGCCGTCGACGAAGTCTTCCTCCTCCCGCTCCCCCTCGTCGGCCACGCCGTCGACAACTCCCTCGCCACCGCCGACGGCCGCACCCCCACCATCCCCGTCGCCTCCGACGACCCCAACGCCCCCCAGCCCTCCACTCCCGGCGGCCAGCTCGCCGTCATCGACCTCCGCGGCTCCTTCGTCAACCAGCACCCCTCCGGCGTCGAAGTCGAAACCCTCACCATCTCCTCCATGATCGGCACCCTCCACGCCAACCTCCCGCAGATAGAGCAGGTCCGCTTCCTCGTCGACGGCCAGACCCGCGAAA
- a CDS encoding N-acetylmuramoyl-L-alanine amidase, translating to MISLQKTQVRHIALLGTMFLVAFALSALGRRQQSQPATTPPPYQNSFPVTHTTPQTAPTASPTSSQTTTTAPKPQTPIKTPAERLHSALISLPPLPFHPTTIVIDPGHGGSDSGSRISDNIVEKDVTLALAFRLRSLLTARGFNVVLTRQDDKAANPNPPFAPLTLDDRVGIANHERPSACIFLHATSSGSGVHLYTSELTPAPGELPAAPWLTLQAPWVAQSQRLAGRIADALNRSHIPLVNGTASIRPVDSATCPALVFELAPRTDDADSINDWSYQQSVAQAASNALILWKDAVQPPPHLTPPAPPASTTPTTAEANQ from the coding sequence TTGATCTCTCTGCAAAAGACCCAAGTCCGACACATCGCCCTCCTCGGCACGATGTTCCTCGTCGCCTTCGCGCTCTCCGCCCTCGGCCGCCGCCAGCAATCCCAGCCCGCAACCACACCCCCGCCATACCAGAACTCCTTCCCCGTCACGCACACCACGCCCCAAACCGCACCCACAGCGAGTCCCACCTCCTCCCAAACAACCACCACCGCGCCCAAGCCACAAACCCCAATCAAGACCCCGGCCGAGCGCCTCCACAGCGCCCTCATCAGTCTCCCGCCGCTGCCCTTCCATCCCACCACCATCGTCATCGACCCCGGCCACGGCGGCTCCGACTCCGGCTCCCGCATCTCCGACAACATCGTCGAGAAGGACGTCACCCTCGCGCTCGCCTTCCGCCTGCGTTCGCTGCTCACCGCGCGCGGCTTCAACGTCGTCCTCACCCGGCAGGACGACAAAGCGGCCAACCCCAACCCACCCTTCGCTCCACTCACCCTCGACGACCGCGTCGGCATCGCCAACCACGAGCGCCCCTCTGCCTGCATCTTCCTCCACGCCACCTCCTCCGGCAGCGGCGTCCACCTCTACACCTCCGAGCTCACGCCCGCGCCCGGCGAGCTCCCCGCCGCCCCCTGGCTCACCCTCCAGGCCCCCTGGGTCGCGCAGTCGCAGCGCCTAGCCGGCCGCATCGCCGACGCACTCAATCGCTCTCACATTCCCCTCGTCAACGGCACCGCCTCCATCCGCCCCGTCGACTCCGCCACCTGCCCCGCGCTCGTCTTTGAACTCGCCCCCCGCACCGACGACGCCGATTCCATCAACGACTGGAGCTACCAGCAGTCCGTCGCCCAGGCCGCCTCCAACGCCCTCATCCTCTGGAAGGACGCCGTCCAGCCGCCGCCGCACCTCACCCCGCCTGCACCGCCCGCATCCACGACGCCCACCACAGCCGAGGCCAACCAATGA
- the ruvC gene encoding crossover junction endodeoxyribonuclease RuvC — protein MRVFGIDCGTEFTGYGVVEVDETARNPRLKPLCAGAIKLNKKDLTPVRLGCVYAELMALMEMWEPEVVAIEDVFFAANAKSALKLGHVRGVAMLAAANCGLPVAEYAPLSIKSAVVGYGLAAKEQVQFMVARLLDLERAPEPADAADALAIAICHIHHAQTAEGLRR, from the coding sequence ATGCGCGTTTTCGGGATCGACTGCGGAACGGAGTTTACGGGCTACGGCGTCGTGGAGGTCGATGAGACGGCGCGGAACCCGCGGCTGAAGCCACTGTGCGCGGGGGCGATCAAGCTGAACAAGAAGGACCTGACGCCGGTGCGGCTGGGGTGCGTGTATGCCGAGCTGATGGCGCTGATGGAGATGTGGGAGCCGGAGGTGGTGGCGATTGAGGATGTGTTTTTTGCGGCGAATGCGAAGAGCGCGTTGAAGCTGGGGCATGTGCGCGGCGTGGCGATGCTGGCGGCGGCAAACTGCGGGTTGCCGGTCGCAGAGTATGCGCCGCTCTCGATCAAGAGCGCGGTGGTGGGATACGGGCTGGCGGCGAAGGAGCAGGTGCAGTTTATGGTGGCTCGGCTGCTGGACCTGGAGCGCGCGCCGGAGCCGGCCGATGCAGCGGATGCGCTGGCGATTGCGATCTGCCACATTCATCATGCGCAGACCGCGGAAGGTTTGCGGCGATGA
- the rsmA gene encoding 16S rRNA (adenine(1518)-N(6)/adenine(1519)-N(6))-dimethyltransferase RsmA: MPKQKPKLGQNFLTDETACLRIADALGDITQRTVVEIGPGHGAITSILAARCAHLHCIEFDPALARELTFKFRANPRVTIHHADILQFNLAQLQTENCKLKTENQNPTTNPDQLAADSSQLGAECTTPEPATLDVIGNLPYYVTSDILLHLYAAARANLIRRAVLMMQREVADRITAAPGVSDYGALSAFTQLHAHAAPLFTLPPSAFSPPPDVYSTVVRLDFAPRFAELHVDPEGFNRFLRAGFAQKRKTLSNNLRAAGFTPAQLQHAWPHDLPAQVRAEAVSLESLAELYRSLELGSYPAGTGAPAS; the protein is encoded by the coding sequence ATGCCGAAACAAAAACCCAAACTCGGCCAGAACTTCCTCACCGACGAGACCGCCTGTCTGCGCATCGCCGACGCCCTCGGCGACATCACTCAGCGCACCGTCGTCGAAATCGGCCCCGGCCACGGCGCCATCACATCCATCCTCGCCGCGCGCTGCGCCCACCTTCACTGCATCGAGTTCGACCCCGCCCTCGCCCGCGAACTCACCTTCAAGTTCCGCGCCAACCCGCGCGTCACCATCCACCACGCCGACATCCTCCAGTTCAACCTCGCCCAACTGCAAACTGAAAACTGCAAACTGAAAACTGAAAATCAAAACCCCACCACGAATCCTGATCAGCTCGCAGCTGACAGCTCGCAGCTGGGAGCTGAATGCACAACCCCCGAACCCGCCACCCTCGACGTCATCGGCAACCTCCCCTACTACGTCACCTCCGACATCCTCCTCCACCTCTACGCCGCCGCACGCGCCAACCTCATCCGCCGCGCCGTCCTCATGATGCAGCGCGAGGTCGCCGACCGCATCACCGCCGCACCTGGCGTCAGCGACTACGGCGCGCTCTCCGCCTTCACACAACTGCACGCGCACGCCGCGCCGCTCTTCACTCTTCCACCCTCAGCGTTCTCTCCGCCGCCGGACGTCTACTCCACCGTCGTGCGTCTCGACTTCGCCCCGCGCTTCGCCGAACTCCACGTCGACCCCGAGGGCTTCAATCGCTTCCTCCGCGCTGGCTTCGCACAAAAGCGCAAGACGCTCTCGAACAACCTGCGCGCCGCGGGCTTTACTCCAGCGCAACTGCAACACGCGTGGCCGCACGATCTCCCCGCGCAGGTTCGCGCTGAAGCTGTCTCACTTGAATCATTAGCCGAGCTCTATCGCTCGTTGGAATTGGGATCGTACCCCGCCGGCACCGGCGCGCCCGCGTCCTGA
- a CDS encoding amino acid permease has protein sequence MQPPASREQAPHDLPRVLTARHAISIVVGIVIGSGIFLVPREMMAATGRVSIVYVVWIIGGMLSLFGAMSYAEIAALRPRVGGEYAFIREAYGDLPAFLYTWTWVTIAKPASIATLAAGLMRVLGDFSALSFLSQPAFAHLLWSQLAAIIVAWLITALNIISTRESANVQTALTWLKIILIVGIAVVCFASLRHGSLHNLATTYFGAHAGITGFMTALIAALWAYDGWSDLSQLAGEVREPQRSLPLAFVGGVAIVAALYILIQTAIQYILPAALIAVSDRPAADALRVVAGSAGSALVTIGMAVSICATLVGSSLSGARVPFAAARDHLFPRTLAAIHPGFQTPAASLILQAVLSSLLLLVIGKYQALFSLAIVSEWLFYALTTSTVFVFRRRDPHVSRPYSVNGYPVTPALFILSAFVVIVFSFITEPRNSIAGATVILLGVPIYWWMRSRQRRTE, from the coding sequence ATGCAGCCACCCGCATCTCGGGAGCAAGCCCCGCACGATCTTCCGCGTGTCCTCACCGCGCGCCACGCGATCTCCATCGTCGTCGGCATCGTCATCGGCTCCGGCATCTTCCTCGTCCCGCGCGAGATGATGGCCGCCACCGGCCGCGTCAGCATCGTCTACGTCGTCTGGATCATCGGCGGCATGCTCTCGCTCTTCGGCGCCATGAGCTACGCCGAGATCGCCGCGCTTCGCCCCCGCGTCGGCGGCGAGTACGCCTTCATCCGCGAAGCCTACGGCGATCTCCCTGCCTTCCTCTACACCTGGACCTGGGTCACCATCGCCAAGCCCGCGTCCATCGCCACGCTCGCCGCTGGTCTCATGCGCGTGCTCGGCGACTTCTCTGCGCTCAGCTTCCTCTCGCAACCGGCGTTCGCCCATCTGCTCTGGTCGCAGCTCGCAGCCATCATCGTCGCCTGGCTCATCACTGCGCTCAACATCATCAGCACGCGAGAATCCGCCAACGTCCAGACCGCGCTCACCTGGCTCAAGATCATTCTCATCGTCGGCATCGCCGTCGTCTGCTTCGCCAGCCTCCGCCACGGCTCGCTGCACAATCTCGCCACAACTTACTTCGGCGCGCACGCCGGCATCACTGGCTTCATGACCGCGCTCATCGCCGCGCTCTGGGCCTACGACGGCTGGTCCGACCTCTCGCAACTCGCCGGCGAAGTCCGCGAGCCGCAGCGCTCGCTTCCTCTCGCCTTCGTCGGTGGCGTCGCGATCGTCGCCGCGCTCTACATCCTCATCCAGACCGCCATCCAGTACATCCTTCCCGCCGCACTCATCGCCGTTTCGGACCGCCCCGCCGCAGACGCACTCCGCGTCGTCGCCGGCAGCGCCGGTTCTGCGCTCGTCACCATCGGCATGGCTGTCAGCATCTGCGCCACTTTAGTCGGTAGCTCACTCTCCGGCGCTCGCGTCCCCTTCGCCGCCGCACGGGACCACCTCTTCCCTCGCACACTCGCCGCCATTCATCCAGGCTTCCAAACGCCCGCTGCGAGCCTTATCCTCCAGGCCGTCCTAAGTTCGCTTCTGCTCCTCGTTATCGGCAAATACCAGGCACTCTTCTCGCTCGCCATCGTCTCCGAGTGGCTCTTCTACGCCCTCACTACGTCCACCGTCTTCGTCTTCCGCCGCCGCGACCCGCACGTCTCGCGCCCCTACAGCGTCAACGGCTATCCCGTCACTCCCGCCCTCTTCATCCTCTCCGCATTCGTTGTAATCGTCTTCAGCTTCATCACCGAACCGCGCAATTCCATCGCCGGAGCCACCGTCATCCTTCTCGGCGTGCCAATCTATTGGTGGATGCGCTCCCGCCAGCGCCGCACCGAATAA
- the tpiA gene encoding triose-phosphate isomerase: MRKPIIAGNWKMYKTPNESVAFIETLLPLIAGHERDEILIFPPFTSLAAAIIATDDHNVRAGAQNMHWLNEGPYTGEISPTMLMSIGCRHVLLGHSEQRLYFNETDERVNLKLKAAINHGLTPIVCVGETLTEREDGRTEETIRTQIRAALKNVSSAEARRLVIAYEPVWAIGTGSTATPEIAAEAHRIVRHELGNCCSGEMAERTRILYGGSVKPDNITDLMAQDGIDGALVGGASLNPETFAKIVHYS, encoded by the coding sequence ATGCGCAAGCCGATCATCGCCGGCAACTGGAAGATGTACAAAACCCCCAACGAATCCGTAGCCTTCATCGAAACTCTTCTTCCACTCATCGCCGGCCATGAGCGCGACGAGATCCTCATCTTCCCTCCCTTCACCTCGCTCGCCGCCGCCATCATCGCCACTGACGACCACAACGTCCGCGCCGGCGCACAAAATATGCACTGGCTCAACGAAGGCCCATACACTGGCGAAATCTCGCCCACCATGCTCATGTCCATCGGCTGCCGCCACGTTCTGCTGGGCCACTCCGAGCAGCGTCTCTACTTCAACGAGACTGACGAGCGCGTCAACCTCAAGCTGAAGGCCGCCATCAACCACGGGCTCACGCCCATCGTCTGCGTCGGCGAAACCCTCACCGAGCGCGAAGACGGCCGCACCGAAGAGACCATCCGGACGCAAATCCGCGCCGCTCTCAAGAACGTCTCCTCCGCCGAGGCCCGCCGCCTCGTCATCGCCTACGAACCCGTCTGGGCCATCGGCACCGGCTCAACCGCCACACCCGAAATCGCCGCGGAAGCCCATCGCATCGTCCGCCACGAGCTCGGCAACTGCTGCAGCGGCGAAATGGCAGAGCGCACCCGCATCCTCTACGGCGGCTCCGTCAAGCCCGACAACATCACCGATCTCATGGCGCAGGACGGCATCGACGGCGCGCTCGTCGGCGGCGCCAGCCTCAATCCGGAAACCTTCGCCAAAATCGTCCACTACAGCTAA
- a CDS encoding four helix bundle protein, whose amino-acid sequence MQEFRKLDVWKRAHELVLAVYRASQNLPKEEVFGITIQLRRAATAIPTRIAEGCSRQASSEFVADLRRSVAATNELDYLLLLARDLGYFQPETYDSLSAETVEVRKMIYGLLRRL is encoded by the coding sequence TTGCAGGAATTTCGGAAGCTGGATGTATGGAAGAGAGCGCACGAGCTGGTGTTGGCTGTTTACCGCGCGAGCCAGAATCTACCAAAAGAAGAGGTCTTCGGAATCACGATTCAACTGCGTAGAGCAGCGACTGCGATTCCAACGCGAATCGCGGAGGGATGCAGCCGCCAGGCAAGCTCGGAGTTTGTCGCAGACCTCAGACGGAGTGTCGCAGCGACCAATGAGCTCGATTATCTGCTGCTGCTCGCGAGAGATCTGGGGTACTTCCAGCCGGAGACATACGACAGCCTTAGCGCAGAGACCGTAGAGGTGCGGAAGATGATCTACGGTCTGCTGCGCAGGCTTTAG
- a CDS encoding phosphoglycerate kinase, producing MPKLSIRDLNLADKRVFIRVDFNVPLSKEGTITDDTRIRETIPTIEYALRRKAKVILAAHLGRPKGKRVDTMSLRPVVDRLRQLLENVLTNGENVAFAPDCVGPIAREMAGNLESGQTLLLENLRFHAAEEANDPAFAKQLAELCDLYVNDAFGAAHRAHASTEGITHFVKQKGGQCAAGLLMEKELTYLSKAVLDPNRPFVAIIGGAKVSDKIEVIDALLNKVDALLIGGAMAYTFLNAKGQTTGKSLTELDKIDVARAAMQKAEQREVKFLLPVDHCLADKFAADAKTTLFSGDGPFPENLMALDIGPETIKLFSAEIADAATIVWNGPMGVAELSPFAKGTNAIARAIAKNEDCISIVGGGDSVAAVNNSGVADKITHISTGGGASLEFLEGKTLPGVAALDDK from the coding sequence ATGCCCAAGCTTTCGATCCGTGACCTCAACCTCGCCGACAAGCGTGTCTTCATCCGCGTCGACTTCAACGTTCCGCTCTCCAAAGAGGGCACCATCACTGACGACACGCGCATTCGCGAAACCATCCCCACCATCGAATACGCGCTGCGCCGCAAGGCCAAGGTCATCCTGGCCGCGCATCTCGGCCGCCCCAAGGGCAAGCGCGTCGATACGATGAGCCTTCGCCCCGTCGTCGACCGGCTGCGCCAGCTCCTCGAGAACGTGCTCACCAACGGCGAGAACGTCGCCTTCGCGCCCGACTGCGTCGGCCCTATCGCCCGCGAGATGGCCGGCAACCTCGAGTCCGGACAGACGCTCCTGCTCGAAAACCTGCGTTTCCACGCGGCCGAAGAGGCCAACGACCCGGCCTTCGCCAAACAACTCGCCGAGCTCTGCGACCTTTACGTCAACGACGCCTTCGGAGCCGCGCACCGTGCGCACGCCTCCACCGAAGGCATCACCCACTTCGTCAAGCAGAAGGGCGGCCAGTGCGCCGCCGGCCTCCTGATGGAAAAAGAGCTCACCTACCTCTCGAAGGCCGTGCTGGACCCCAACCGTCCGTTCGTCGCCATCATCGGCGGCGCCAAGGTCTCCGACAAGATCGAGGTCATCGACGCCCTGCTCAACAAGGTCGACGCTCTGCTCATCGGCGGCGCCATGGCCTACACCTTCCTCAACGCCAAAGGCCAGACCACCGGCAAGTCCCTCACCGAGCTCGACAAGATCGACGTCGCTCGCGCTGCCATGCAGAAGGCCGAGCAGCGCGAGGTCAAATTCCTCCTCCCCGTCGATCACTGCCTCGCCGACAAGTTTGCCGCCGACGCTAAGACCACGCTCTTCTCCGGCGACGGTCCCTTCCCCGAAAACCTCATGGCCCTCGACATCGGCCCCGAAACCATCAAGCTCTTCTCCGCTGAGATCGCCGACGCCGCCACCATCGTCTGGAACGGCCCCATGGGCGTCGCTGAACTCTCGCCCTTCGCCAAGGGCACCAACGCCATCGCGCGCGCGATCGCCAAGAATGAAGACTGTATCTCGATCGTCGGCGGCGGTGACTCCGTCGCTGCGGTCAACAACTCCGGCGTCGCCGACAAGATCACCCACATCTCCACCGGCGGCGGAGCCTCCCTCGAATTCCTCGAGGGCAAAACCCTCCCCGGCGTCGCCGCCCTCGACGATAAATAA
- a CDS encoding RidA family protein gives MSLPSDVTRIRTNIPGTSPYEPIVGFSRAVRVGNIVHVAGTAPVGAEDLSAYEQARTVFGLIGNALTQAGAGFEHVVRTRMYITHTEDWEEIGRAHGEIFANIRPAATMVTVKELLNPKWRVEIEAEAILP, from the coding sequence ATGTCATTGCCCTCCGACGTCACGCGCATCCGCACGAACATCCCCGGCACGTCGCCCTACGAGCCCATCGTTGGCTTCTCCCGCGCCGTTCGCGTCGGCAACATCGTTCATGTCGCGGGTACCGCGCCCGTCGGCGCCGAAGACCTCTCTGCCTATGAGCAGGCCCGCACCGTCTTCGGCCTCATCGGAAACGCGCTCACCCAGGCCGGCGCAGGCTTCGAGCACGTCGTCCGCACGCGGATGTACATCACCCACACCGAGGACTGGGAGGAAATCGGCCGCGCTCACGGCGAGATCTTCGCGAACATCCGCCCCGCCGCCACCATGGTGACGGTCAAAGAACTCCTCAACCCGAAGTGGCGTGTCGAGATCGAAGCCGAAGCAATCCTGCCCTGA